From a single Asticcacaulis sp. MM231 genomic region:
- a CDS encoding DUF2147 domain-containing protein translates to MMRKILLVSAVALWAGSAIAAEPIEGNWKTEAGDTARIAPCPEGFCITLVNGKYANKQIGHMKGNGGLYNGQITDPKDDKTYEGSAAVSAGQLKLQGCVLKVFCKSQVWTRL, encoded by the coding sequence ATGATGCGTAAGATTTTACTGGTGAGCGCTGTGGCGCTGTGGGCCGGTTCGGCGATCGCCGCCGAGCCGATCGAGGGCAACTGGAAGACCGAGGCCGGCGATACCGCCCGCATCGCGCCTTGCCCGGAAGGGTTTTGCATCACCCTGGTCAACGGCAAGTACGCCAACAAGCAGATCGGCCATATGAAGGGCAATGGCGGGCTTTATAACGGCCAGATCACCGATCCGAAGGACGACAAGACCTATGAGGGCTCGGCGGCGGTGAGCGCTGGCCAGCTCAAATTGCAGGGCTGCGTGCTGAAGGTGTTCTGCAAGTCGCAGGTCTGGACGCGCCTGTAA
- a CDS encoding outer membrane protein transport protein translates to MQSLKITALAAASALALMAGLTPSAQAGGFYLQDLSAKQAGNAYSGAVTAGGADALWWNPAAIAGSTTKDLSFGAAYIAPKGSVDDTGSVIVRPGQAAASVGGNASSKDPIANGVLPNGSFSMPLNDRVAIGVTVTAPYSFETNYETGSWARYEADKTRLTTIDIQPTIAFKVNDWLSLGVGLNAEYTKATLNNALPNLSPLLADGAQTLEGDGWDYGYSVGAQAHHDRITVGLSYKSAIKHELSGDLTVSGLLRPLATSNGTTDGLSATFSTPSQAMLGVTFQATDKLALHAQAISFGWSEFDAITISGSVSQSIPEDYRDTVSLAIGGDYVINPKWTVRAGIQSDPTPTRDGHRDARVPDADRMDYAVGTSYQMTPNFAIDAAFTYVAFDKSTLSTTTAAYAGTAVQTAVVIKGELNDASAMVLAVGGHYTF, encoded by the coding sequence ATGCAATCCCTCAAAATCACAGCCCTTGCGGCTGCGTCGGCGCTCGCCCTTATGGCTGGCCTCACCCCCTCCGCTCAGGCGGGTGGCTTCTACCTCCAGGATCTTTCGGCCAAGCAGGCCGGCAACGCCTATTCCGGCGCCGTCACCGCCGGGGGCGCCGACGCCCTGTGGTGGAACCCGGCTGCCATCGCCGGCTCAACCACCAAGGACCTGAGCTTCGGCGCCGCCTATATCGCGCCCAAGGGCAGCGTCGATGACACCGGCTCGGTCATCGTGCGCCCCGGCCAGGCCGCCGCCTCGGTGGGTGGCAATGCCTCATCGAAAGACCCGATCGCCAACGGCGTCCTGCCCAATGGCTCGTTTTCGATGCCGCTCAATGACCGCGTCGCCATTGGCGTCACCGTTACCGCCCCTTACTCTTTCGAGACCAATTACGAAACCGGTAGCTGGGCGCGTTACGAAGCCGACAAGACCCGCCTGACCACGATCGACATCCAGCCGACCATCGCTTTCAAGGTCAATGACTGGCTGAGCCTCGGCGTCGGCCTCAATGCAGAATACACCAAGGCGACGCTCAACAACGCCCTGCCCAACCTGTCGCCCCTGCTGGCCGATGGCGCTCAAACGCTGGAAGGCGATGGCTGGGACTATGGCTATTCGGTCGGCGCCCAGGCGCATCATGACAGGATTACGGTCGGCCTAAGCTACAAGTCGGCCATCAAGCACGAACTGAGCGGCGACCTGACGGTTTCCGGCCTACTCAGACCCCTCGCCACCTCCAACGGCACCACGGACGGCCTGTCGGCCACCTTCAGCACCCCGTCGCAAGCCATGCTGGGCGTCACCTTTCAAGCCACCGACAAGCTGGCCCTGCACGCCCAGGCCATCAGCTTCGGCTGGAGCGAATTTGACGCCATCACCATCAGCGGGTCGGTCTCCCAGTCCATCCCGGAAGATTACCGCGACACGGTCAGTTTGGCGATTGGCGGCGATTACGTGATCAATCCGAAGTGGACGGTCCGCGCCGGTATCCAGTCCGACCCGACCCCGACGCGCGATGGTCACCGCGACGCCCGCGTGCCCGACGCCGACCGCATGGATTACGCCGTCGGCACCAGCTATCAGATGACGCCCAATTTCGCCATCGATGCCGCCTTCACCTATGTCGCCTTCGACAAGAGCACGCTCAGCACCACCACCGCGGCCTATGCCGGCACCGCCGTCCAGACCGCGGTCGTCATCAAGGGTGAGCTTAACGACGCCAGCGCCATGGTGCTGGCGGTCGGTGGCCACTACACCTTCTAG